The Carnobacterium mobile DSM 4848 genome includes a window with the following:
- a CDS encoding acyl-CoA thioesterase gives MNPNLSQYEHKAHYYETDQMGIIHHSNYIRWFEESRTNLLDSIGFGYDQMEEAGIIIPVLGIACEYKSMVRYNQTVYILPVIESFNGIKMTISYQITDKDSRELRAIGKSDHCFLNSNYRPVSLKKVNKTIYDLFEGLIGKEIEIH, from the coding sequence ATGAACCCTAATTTAAGTCAATATGAACACAAAGCTCATTATTATGAAACAGATCAAATGGGTATTATCCATCATTCTAATTACATACGTTGGTTTGAAGAGTCACGTACAAACTTATTGGATTCTATCGGGTTTGGCTATGACCAAATGGAAGAGGCCGGCATCATTATTCCTGTGCTGGGCATTGCTTGCGAATATAAATCAATGGTCCGCTACAATCAAACAGTTTACATTCTGCCCGTCATCGAGTCTTTTAATGGCATCAAAATGACTATTTCTTACCAGATCACCGATAAAGATTCAAGAGAGTTGCGGGCGATTGGAAAAAGCGATCATTGTTTTTTAAATAGCAACTATCGCCCTGTTTCTTTAAAAAAAGTCAATAAAACTATTTATGATTTGTTTGAAGGGTTAATTGGTAAAGAGATTGAAATCCACTAA
- a CDS encoding glycosyltransferase family 8 protein — protein sequence MQAKKIIPIVSAADNNYAPYLSVMMMTLLEHLAKDVEITFYIIDDQISADSKEKLNQVVSNQPATISYLEVDSNLYADVLESDHITQTAYYRISLPDLLADKDYEKVLYIDCDVLVLDDVSKLYDTDIGEKVIGAVIDPGQALVLGRLGVETEDYYFNSGLMLINLANWRKANITEKTLAFLEEEEDKIIYHDQDALNAIVYEKWFPLHPKWNLQTSLLFERHQPPTEHYKKWYKEAIQNPSIIHFTGHDKPWNSDEYHPYTELYLKELAKSPFQSTKNKIKKEKLNNL from the coding sequence ATGCAAGCTAAAAAAATAATTCCAATTGTGAGTGCTGCAGATAATAATTATGCACCTTATCTAAGTGTTATGATGATGACATTGCTTGAACACTTAGCCAAAGATGTTGAAATTACTTTCTATATTATTGACGATCAAATTTCAGCAGACAGCAAAGAAAAATTAAACCAAGTTGTTTCCAATCAACCGGCTACTATTAGCTATTTAGAAGTTGATTCGAACTTGTATGCAGATGTGCTAGAGAGTGATCACATTACACAAACTGCTTATTATCGTATCTCATTACCTGACTTACTCGCAGATAAAGACTATGAAAAAGTACTTTATATCGACTGTGATGTATTAGTATTAGATGATGTTTCTAAATTGTATGATACGGATATTGGCGAAAAAGTTATAGGTGCTGTTATTGACCCGGGACAAGCGCTCGTTTTAGGGCGGTTGGGAGTCGAAACAGAGGATTACTACTTTAACTCTGGCTTGATGTTGATCAATTTAGCTAATTGGCGAAAAGCCAACATCACAGAAAAAACACTAGCATTTTTAGAAGAGGAAGAAGATAAAATTATTTATCATGATCAAGACGCATTAAATGCTATTGTTTATGAAAAATGGTTTCCGCTTCATCCTAAATGGAACCTGCAAACTTCTTTATTATTTGAAAGACATCAACCGCCAACAGAACACTATAAAAAGTGGTACAAAGAAGCGATACAAAATCCCTCAATCATCCATTTCACTGGTCACGACAAACCCTGGAACTCTGACGAATATCACCCTTATACCGAACTTTATTTAAAAGAATTGGCTAAATCGCCTTTCCAATCAACGAAAAATAAAATTAAAAAAGAGAAACTAAACAATCTATAA
- a CDS encoding glycosyltransferase family 8 protein, translated as MFDSKNITIVSSSNEAFVPHLATLFLSLLETKRPDTVLHFYVIDDKISLNSKMLLNRTVNKYNARISYLTIDESEFENVVESDRIPRTAYYRISIPNLLKDLDRAIYLDCDMICIEDIQNIWEVDLGDKLLAAVEDAGFHDRLNLMGIDSKSDRYFNSGMMVMDLKKWREEKITEQAFDFIDKNPELLRFHDQDTLNAILHDRWLELHPRWNAQTYMMLEEKEHPTKSGQLKWEEAQHDPAIIHFCGHEKPWHENSIHPYRETYFELRNKTTFPMASPTTVKKS; from the coding sequence ATGTTTGATTCTAAAAATATTACAATTGTATCATCGAGTAACGAAGCTTTTGTTCCCCATTTAGCTACACTGTTTCTTTCGCTACTGGAAACTAAAAGACCAGATACTGTTTTACATTTTTATGTAATTGATGATAAAATTTCATTGAACTCAAAGATGTTATTAAACCGTACCGTAAATAAATACAATGCTCGTATCAGTTACTTAACAATAGACGAATCAGAATTTGAAAATGTGGTTGAAAGTGACCGAATCCCTAGAACAGCTTATTACCGGATTTCGATTCCAAATCTTTTAAAAGACTTGGATCGTGCCATTTATCTGGATTGCGACATGATTTGTATAGAAGACATTCAAAACATCTGGGAAGTAGACTTAGGAGATAAGCTATTAGCAGCTGTGGAAGATGCTGGATTTCACGATCGTCTGAATTTAATGGGAATTGATTCTAAATCAGACCGCTATTTCAATTCAGGAATGATGGTCATGGATTTGAAGAAATGGCGTGAAGAGAAAATCACAGAACAAGCCTTTGACTTTATCGATAAAAATCCAGAATTATTGCGTTTCCATGATCAAGATACCTTAAATGCTATTTTGCATGATCGGTGGTTGGAATTGCATCCGCGTTGGAATGCACAAACGTATATGATGTTAGAAGAAAAAGAACACCCGACAAAATCAGGACAATTGAAATGGGAAGAAGCACAACATGATCCGGCTATTATCCACTTTTGTGGGCATGAAAAACCGTGGCATGAAAATTCCATTCATCCTTACCGCGAAACTTATTTCGAATTGCGGAATAAAACCACTTTCCCAATGGCTTCGCCGACCACAGTCAAGAAAAGCTAG
- a CDS encoding helix-turn-helix transcriptional regulator encodes MFKVNAKTFNPEILYVFDVTTSGSSIGSKHHHDFLEMSVIVEGEAFYTIENQLNHLEEKTILLFNPGVDHHEHSISGMESTQLHIGFRNVTLDCFPKNFFPIESPIIHLSEHNEDFFTICRKIMTERSANQPGHELMLKSLVTELIVLLLRDKYALTHQNTAVALSKEEQDKQQLVNDIIHYLEAHYPEDITLNSLAQNYFISPTNLSRVFKEETGDSPINHLIKIRLEQAKVLMETEKEITIKEISHLVGYEDALYFSKLFKKYYGQAPSAFLKKSS; translated from the coding sequence ATGTTCAAGGTGAATGCTAAAACGTTTAATCCTGAGATTCTATATGTGTTTGATGTGACTACTTCTGGCTCATCAATCGGCAGCAAACATCATCACGACTTTTTGGAAATGTCTGTGATCGTAGAAGGGGAAGCCTTCTACACTATTGAAAACCAGCTCAATCATTTAGAAGAGAAAACCATTCTGCTATTTAATCCTGGTGTGGACCATCATGAACATTCCATTTCGGGTATGGAAAGCACTCAATTGCATATCGGCTTTCGAAATGTCACATTGGATTGCTTTCCAAAAAACTTTTTCCCTATTGAGTCCCCTATTATTCATTTAAGTGAACACAATGAGGATTTTTTTACCATTTGCCGTAAAATCATGACTGAACGATCAGCTAATCAACCTGGTCATGAATTGATGCTGAAATCATTAGTTACAGAATTAATTGTCTTGCTGCTGCGAGATAAGTATGCGCTCACCCATCAAAATACTGCAGTGGCTCTTTCCAAAGAAGAGCAAGATAAACAGCAGTTGGTCAACGATATTATTCATTATTTAGAAGCTCATTATCCAGAAGACATCACCTTAAATAGTCTGGCACAAAACTATTTTATCAGCCCCACTAATCTCTCTCGTGTTTTTAAAGAAGAGACCGGTGACTCTCCAATCAATCATTTGATCAAAATACGTTTAGAACAAGCAAAAGTGTTAATGGAAACGGAGAAAGAAATTACGATTAAAGAGATTTCACATTTAGTAGGATACGAAGATGCTCTTTATTTCAGTAAATTATTTAAAAAATACTATGGCCAGGCGCCTTCTGCTTTTTTGAAAAAAAGCAGTTGA
- a CDS encoding ABC transporter ATP-binding protein, with protein sequence MESIKWVGKYMRPYWWRVFIATVLVVIVAILNVVSPLIGGMIVDDVIVDQKAGLLVPLLIAMIIASFIRTILRYIYQIMFERVGQNALYRIREDMYQKLQELDFSFFNNTRVGDLMARMTGDTDAIRHAISWLLYNVLDNILLLVSAIVVMGIIQWQLMLSLLVVTPFIGILTVILSRKANPVFYEIRESFSRLNSMVEENISGNKVVKAFAREDYEIEKFNKFNEDYKRRNIESANVTKTYMPILETLAAFLSVITIGFGGFLVINGKMSVGDLVAFNGFIWMLNTPMRNVGWYVNDLQHFITSTYKIRELLAARPMIPLEKRQTTPTIRGIVEFQDVSFHFADDPDTEVLSHISLKAVPGQTIGILGETGSGKSTLVNLISRFFDPTEGRILIDGQDARRINIRELRKHIAIVMQDVFLFSETVKGNIAFGTPEAELERIKQMARIADASPFIERMPDQYNTFLGERGSGLSGGQRQRISLARGLMKDPAILILDDTTSAVDMETEVKIQQELQDVMQQKTTFIIANRISSVKRADEIIILSHGKIIERGTHASLLAAKGAYYKIYLKQLGESEEEAANDGTE encoded by the coding sequence ATGGAAAGTATCAAATGGGTAGGAAAATATATGAGACCCTATTGGTGGAGAGTATTTATCGCCACAGTACTAGTTGTAATCGTGGCTATATTAAACGTTGTTTCGCCATTGATTGGAGGAATGATCGTCGATGATGTAATAGTAGATCAAAAAGCTGGTTTATTGGTACCTTTATTAATTGCCATGATTATTGCTTCATTTATTCGAACTATTCTTCGCTATATTTATCAAATTATGTTTGAACGGGTCGGACAAAATGCATTGTATCGTATCCGTGAAGATATGTACCAAAAGCTGCAAGAGCTCGATTTCAGTTTTTTTAACAACACAAGAGTAGGGGATTTGATGGCGCGGATGACAGGAGACACAGATGCTATCCGGCATGCCATCTCATGGTTGCTATACAATGTTTTAGACAACATATTATTACTAGTTTCAGCTATTGTGGTGATGGGGATCATTCAATGGCAACTGATGCTGTCATTATTGGTCGTCACTCCGTTTATCGGTATTCTAACTGTCATTTTGTCTCGTAAAGCCAATCCTGTTTTTTATGAAATTCGGGAAAGTTTTTCTAGATTGAATTCAATGGTAGAAGAAAATATCAGCGGAAACAAAGTAGTGAAAGCTTTTGCTAGGGAAGATTATGAAATCGAAAAATTCAATAAATTTAATGAAGATTATAAACGCCGAAATATTGAATCGGCTAATGTGACAAAAACGTATATGCCGATTTTGGAAACTTTGGCAGCTTTCTTATCAGTTATTACCATTGGATTTGGCGGTTTCCTAGTCATTAATGGCAAAATGAGTGTCGGCGATTTAGTAGCGTTCAATGGATTTATTTGGATGCTGAACACGCCTATGCGTAATGTTGGTTGGTACGTCAATGATTTACAGCATTTTATTACATCTACCTATAAAATCAGGGAATTATTAGCAGCTCGTCCAATGATCCCGCTAGAAAAAAGACAAACCACACCAACGATCAGAGGGATAGTAGAATTTCAAGATGTCTCTTTTCACTTCGCTGATGATCCTGATACGGAAGTATTGAGCCATATTTCATTAAAAGCTGTACCGGGACAAACCATTGGGATCTTAGGTGAAACAGGCTCAGGAAAATCAACTTTAGTGAATTTGATATCACGATTTTTTGACCCAACAGAAGGACGCATTTTAATTGATGGCCAAGATGCAAGAAGGATCAACATTCGAGAATTACGAAAACACATTGCTATTGTGATGCAGGATGTCTTTTTATTTTCGGAAACGGTCAAGGGAAATATTGCTTTTGGAACACCAGAAGCAGAACTAGAACGGATCAAGCAAATGGCCCGTATTGCAGATGCCAGTCCATTTATTGAACGTATGCCAGACCAATACAATACATTTCTAGGCGAGCGAGGCAGTGGGTTATCAGGCGGACAGCGTCAGCGGATTTCTTTAGCCCGTGGCTTAATGAAAGACCCTGCGATTCTTATTTTAGATGACACGACTTCTGCTGTTGATATGGAAACAGAAGTGAAAATCCAACAGGAGTTACAAGATGTGATGCAGCAAAAAACAACCTTTATCATTGCCAACCGTATTTCTTCTGTTAAACGAGCAGATGAAATCATTATTCTCTCACATGGTAAAATAATTGAACGGGGAACACATGCATCGTTATTGGCTGCTAAAGGAGCTTACTATAAGATCTACTTGAAACAACTAGGTGAGTCTGAAGAGGAGGCGGCAAACGATGGCACAGAATAG
- a CDS encoding ABC transporter ATP-binding protein, whose product MAQNSIRKDEELKEEFNKDQFRRLGGYLKPYKKAISKILVVILISNLVLVLGPYLTSIVIDNAIPNKNGFLMTIIIVAFSLATIVGGWCTRYRIQHITLLGQDVLKDMRSEIFEHIQKLSFSYFDTRPHGKIVIRVVNYINSLSDLLSNGLINVISDVLSLVVTLAFMFAIDVKLTLYSFILLPILFIATILIQNAQRKAYQEVSNKQANLNAYIHESVSGIKVTQSFTRETINNKIFAEVSEEQRTTWIKAVKIQFLLAPAIQNVATITISIIYFIGVRGIGVDVSTGVLIAFIGYVNNFWNPMVNIGNFYNSLITGTAYLERIFETLDVEPEITDAEDAFEMPPVKGDVVFNNVTFGYQPGQTIFEHLSFHAKPGETIALVGPTGAGKSTIINLISRFYDVDDGEILVDGIDIRKVTLNSLRNQMGVMLQETFIFSGTIMENIRYGKLDATEEEVIEAAKIVRAHDFIMQQKDGYNTVIKERGSTLSAGQRQLISFARTLLSDPKVLILDEATSSIDTQTEILLQEGLDRLLEGRTAFIIAHRLSTIKNSTRIFYIADKKIQEAGSHAELMAEKGLYYDLYKTQFDLLQQL is encoded by the coding sequence ATGGCACAGAATAGTATCAGAAAAGATGAAGAATTAAAAGAAGAATTTAATAAAGATCAATTTAGGCGTTTGGGCGGTTATTTAAAACCGTATAAAAAAGCCATTTCTAAGATATTAGTCGTAATCTTGATATCCAACCTTGTCTTAGTGTTAGGACCGTATTTGACCAGTATCGTGATCGATAATGCTATTCCGAATAAAAATGGCTTTTTAATGACTATCATTATTGTCGCTTTTTCTTTAGCTACGATTGTCGGCGGATGGTGTACCAGATACCGAATTCAACATATCACTTTGCTAGGCCAAGATGTATTGAAAGATATGCGTTCAGAGATTTTTGAACACATCCAAAAACTATCTTTTTCTTATTTTGATACACGGCCGCACGGAAAAATTGTTATACGGGTAGTCAACTACATCAACTCATTAAGCGATTTGTTGTCAAATGGGCTGATCAACGTGATTTCAGATGTCTTGAGTTTGGTGGTTACCTTAGCTTTTATGTTTGCAATTGATGTAAAACTGACTTTGTATAGTTTTATTTTATTGCCTATCTTATTTATAGCGACCATTTTGATCCAAAACGCTCAGCGTAAAGCGTATCAAGAAGTTAGCAATAAGCAAGCCAACCTAAACGCTTATATTCACGAAAGTGTTTCTGGGATCAAGGTTACGCAATCTTTTACACGCGAAACGATCAACAATAAAATCTTTGCAGAAGTCAGTGAAGAACAACGAACAACATGGATAAAGGCTGTTAAAATCCAGTTCTTACTAGCACCGGCGATTCAAAACGTTGCCACCATTACCATCTCCATTATTTACTTTATTGGCGTACGCGGAATCGGCGTGGATGTCTCGACGGGTGTTTTGATTGCGTTTATTGGATACGTCAATAACTTTTGGAATCCAATGGTCAACATTGGGAACTTCTATAACTCTTTGATCACTGGTACAGCTTATCTAGAACGTATTTTTGAAACGTTAGATGTTGAACCTGAAATTACAGATGCTGAAGATGCTTTTGAAATGCCGCCAGTAAAAGGAGACGTGGTTTTTAATAATGTAACGTTTGGCTACCAACCGGGACAAACCATTTTTGAACACTTGTCTTTCCACGCAAAACCAGGAGAAACGATAGCATTGGTAGGACCAACTGGTGCGGGAAAATCAACTATTATCAACCTGATCAGTCGCTTTTATGATGTGGATGATGGGGAAATCTTAGTAGACGGTATTGATATCCGAAAAGTAACCTTAAACTCATTAAGAAATCAGATGGGAGTTATGTTACAAGAAACGTTTATCTTTTCGGGAACGATTATGGAAAATATTCGTTACGGCAAATTAGATGCTACCGAAGAAGAAGTGATTGAAGCAGCCAAGATCGTACGTGCCCATGATTTTATTATGCAACAAAAAGATGGGTACAATACAGTCATTAAAGAACGCGGAAGCACCTTGTCAGCTGGACAACGCCAACTGATCTCATTTGCCAGAACTTTATTGTCAGACCCTAAAGTATTGATCTTAGATGAAGCAACCTCTAGTATTGATACACAAACAGAGATTCTGCTGCAAGAAGGGTTAGACCGTTTGCTGGAAGGACGGACTGCATTTATCATTGCTCACCGGCTATCCACGATCAAAAACAGTACGCGGATTTTCTATATTGCGGATAAAAAGATACAAGAAGCAGGAAGCCATGCAGAACTAATGGCAGAAAAAGGTCTTTATTATGATTTATATAAGACTCAATTTGATTTATTGCAACAATTGTAA
- a CDS encoding acyl-[acyl-carrier-protein] thioesterase — translation MTEQIFEKKHQINYYECDTNQQLTIPMLINIMMQVSGEQSHQLGVGDEELAKKGLAWIVLQYEMKIEQIPTAHQTIKVTTQALSYNKLFCYREFKVYDEAGRLCVTAQSTFALLDIEKRKMVRVQEEVVAPFQTPFLKKLIRTPKPEKVTEETAVTNEYHVRYLDIDSNRHVNNSKYIDWALDTLDYDFMTSQKLTYLNIKFEKEVYYGNRIQSQMSLRETTEGKTITAHRIMTGDVVNSEASMEWQKIEEETSR, via the coding sequence ATGACAGAACAAATTTTTGAGAAAAAACACCAAATTAACTATTATGAATGCGACACAAATCAGCAATTGACGATTCCGATGTTGATCAATATTATGATGCAAGTTTCTGGCGAACAAAGTCATCAATTAGGTGTAGGTGATGAAGAACTAGCTAAAAAAGGGTTAGCTTGGATCGTGTTGCAATATGAAATGAAGATAGAACAGATTCCCACAGCTCATCAGACGATTAAAGTAACAACACAAGCTTTATCTTATAATAAATTATTCTGTTATCGTGAATTTAAAGTATATGATGAAGCTGGACGTTTATGTGTAACGGCTCAAAGTACATTTGCTTTGTTAGACATTGAAAAACGTAAAATGGTACGGGTGCAAGAAGAAGTGGTAGCTCCTTTTCAAACACCATTTTTAAAGAAATTGATTCGGACGCCAAAACCTGAAAAAGTTACAGAAGAAACAGCTGTAACCAATGAGTACCATGTTCGTTACTTAGACATTGACAGCAATCGTCATGTAAACAACTCTAAGTACATTGATTGGGCTTTAGATACATTGGATTACGATTTCATGACTAGTCAAAAACTAACGTATCTTAATATCAAATTTGAAAAAGAAGTTTATTACGGCAACCGTATCCAAAGCCAAATGAGTCTACGCGAAACTACAGAAGGAAAGACCATCACTGCTCATCGTATTATGACTGGAGATGTGGTGAACAGCGAAGCCAGTATGGAATGGCAAAAAATCGAAGAAGAAACAAGCAGGTGA
- a CDS encoding LacI family DNA-binding transcriptional regulator, producing MVTINDIAKQAGVAKSTVSRYLNGGSVSRKTKEKLDRIVAETGYVPNTFAQSLKAKKTNMIGTIIPRLDSYSANEALFSIDEGLRKRNFQLLITNTNQTPDREVESIYSLARQKVAGILLFATVITEAHKKAIADVGVPVILLGQQAEGLYSIVHDEYKAGFKLGKYATSLGHKQFFYFNVFEADVAVGQLRKKGVVDALKESPDSTIEVMETSFSFEAAYQQALKVLPTIKASYIICATDNIALAVLKATHQLKIAIPAVFSLSGFGGYQITSVVSPTITTVKYPYQELGEMAVKNMLLLLEGSDIPEKTVLTNELIVNESTKRHD from the coding sequence ATGGTAACGATCAATGATATTGCCAAACAGGCCGGAGTCGCCAAGAGCACCGTTTCCAGGTATTTAAATGGGGGATCCGTTAGCCGCAAAACAAAAGAAAAATTAGACAGAATTGTTGCAGAAACCGGCTATGTCCCTAATACATTCGCACAAAGCTTGAAAGCAAAGAAAACCAATATGATTGGAACGATCATTCCCCGCTTAGATTCTTATTCTGCAAATGAAGCCCTATTTTCTATTGATGAAGGGCTGAGAAAGCGAAACTTTCAACTGCTGATTACCAATACGAATCAAACGCCAGATCGGGAAGTGGAGAGTATTTATTCCCTAGCCAGACAAAAAGTTGCAGGTATCTTGTTATTTGCGACGGTCATTACAGAAGCTCATAAAAAAGCTATTGCTGACGTAGGGGTGCCGGTTATTTTACTAGGTCAGCAAGCGGAAGGGCTGTATTCCATTGTTCATGACGAGTATAAAGCGGGGTTTAAACTAGGAAAATACGCCACTAGTTTAGGCCACAAACAGTTCTTTTACTTTAATGTCTTTGAAGCAGATGTGGCTGTAGGTCAATTGCGTAAAAAAGGAGTAGTAGATGCTCTTAAGGAAAGTCCCGACAGCACTATTGAAGTGATGGAAACCAGCTTTTCTTTTGAAGCTGCTTACCAGCAGGCTTTAAAAGTACTGCCTACAATAAAAGCATCTTATATTATTTGTGCGACTGATAATATCGCACTGGCAGTGTTGAAAGCAACGCATCAGTTGAAAATAGCTATTCCAGCTGTTTTTTCACTCTCAGGGTTCGGCGGATACCAAATAACTTCAGTCGTTTCTCCAACGATTACCACTGTAAAGTATCCTTATCAAGAATTAGGAGAAATGGCTGTTAAAAATATGTTGTTATTACTAGAGGGATCGGATATTCCTGAGAAAACCGTCTTAACCAATGAATTAATTGTAAATGAATCGACTAAAAGACACGATTAA
- a CDS encoding glycoside hydrolase family 32 protein translates to MTRTKNRGQYDLGYHITPPKGLLNDPNGLVQFKGVYHVFYQWNQNDTTHNTKSWGHVTSTDLVHWTEQPVALEPVDWFDKNGCYSGSAIAFENKLYLFYTGNVRNGLNERESYQCLAVSEDGIHFEKKGPILNQPKGYTAHIRDPKVWQGKNNDWWMVLGAQKEELTGDALVYHSDNLMDWILKGSLLDEEFDFGFMWECPDLVQFNQKSAFIFSPQGLLAKGDEFNNLYHSGYLTGVFTEAGKFLIDQQPFKELDRGFEFYAPQTFQDDKGRQILFGWMGVMEPEVEAAVPTVQDGWIHNLTIPRELKYSDGQLKQQPVAELRQLRQGSPLIMEGKAEASLQLPTFQNEILVEWRKTAGSFKLQIRKNSSIEYDARLNRVEVSRLNWLTGKRETRAVTLKNPLTQLHLFLESSSLELFVNKGEEVFSLRYFPEPEAKTMDISACETGKEPHITLYTLEN, encoded by the coding sequence ATGACACGTACTAAAAATAGGGGGCAATATGATCTGGGATACCACATTACGCCGCCCAAAGGATTACTAAATGACCCCAATGGACTGGTTCAATTCAAAGGAGTGTATCATGTCTTTTATCAATGGAACCAAAATGATACGACCCATAATACCAAAAGTTGGGGACACGTCACTTCAACGGACTTGGTTCACTGGACTGAACAGCCAGTAGCTTTGGAGCCGGTTGATTGGTTTGATAAAAATGGCTGTTATTCCGGCAGTGCCATAGCATTTGAAAATAAGCTCTATTTATTTTATACCGGAAATGTTCGAAATGGACTAAATGAACGCGAAAGCTACCAATGTTTAGCTGTTTCAGAAGACGGCATCCATTTTGAAAAGAAAGGTCCCATTTTGAATCAACCAAAGGGGTACACGGCACATATAAGAGATCCAAAAGTGTGGCAAGGAAAGAATAATGACTGGTGGATGGTGTTAGGTGCTCAAAAAGAAGAGTTAACAGGCGATGCTTTGGTTTACCATTCGGATAATTTAATGGATTGGATACTCAAAGGTTCGCTTTTGGATGAGGAATTTGATTTCGGGTTTATGTGGGAATGTCCGGATTTAGTCCAATTCAATCAAAAATCAGCATTTATTTTTTCTCCTCAAGGGTTGCTGGCTAAAGGCGATGAATTTAATAATCTTTACCACTCCGGTTATTTAACAGGAGTGTTTACAGAAGCTGGCAAGTTTTTAATTGATCAACAGCCTTTTAAAGAATTGGATAGAGGATTTGAATTTTATGCTCCGCAAACGTTTCAAGATGATAAAGGCCGACAAATTCTTTTTGGATGGATGGGCGTAATGGAACCAGAAGTTGAAGCGGCTGTGCCGACTGTTCAAGATGGCTGGATCCATAATTTGACCATTCCTAGAGAACTAAAGTATAGTGATGGACAGCTAAAACAGCAGCCAGTAGCAGAATTGAGGCAACTAAGACAGGGCTCGCCGTTGATCATGGAAGGAAAGGCCGAAGCTTCTCTGCAGCTGCCTACATTTCAAAATGAAATTCTGGTAGAGTGGAGAAAAACAGCCGGTTCATTCAAGCTTCAGATAAGGAAGAATAGTAGCATTGAATACGATGCACGGCTAAACCGAGTGGAAGTTTCACGTTTAAATTGGTTGACTGGTAAGAGAGAAACGCGAGCAGTTACGTTGAAGAACCCGTTAACGCAGCTTCATTTGTTTCTTGAAAGTTCCTCATTAGAACTCTTTGTAAATAAAGGGGAAGAGGTCTTCTCGTTGCGGTATTTCCCGGAACCAGAAGCAAAGACAATGGATATATCTGCGTGTGAAACAGGTAAAGAACCTCACATCACATTGTATACATTAGAAAATTGA
- a CDS encoding asparaginase yields the protein MKTILVLHTGGTIAMSEDQTTGKVRPNAENPLQKHSHLFDHEAHLIVEDFFQLPSPHITPKEMLLLKNRIEKAILSKEADGVVITHGTDTLEETAYFLDLTLDHQVPIVITGAMRSSNEIGSDGLYNFQSAVWVALTDEAQNKGVLVVMNDEIHTARYVTKTHTSNVATFQTPTFGPIGLISKNEVLFFQKLIAEEKFEISTVDKAVYLLKAYSGMDGVLFDALNNDQTDGLVIEALGAGNLPPATLPALQRILDRNIPVVLVSRSFNGIAQDVYDYLGGGKQLSEAGVIFTNGLTGPKARIKLMVALNKTQNLEEIAQYF from the coding sequence ATGAAAACCATTCTAGTTTTGCACACCGGAGGAACCATTGCGATGAGCGAAGATCAAACGACGGGTAAAGTACGCCCAAATGCAGAAAATCCTTTACAAAAACACAGTCATTTGTTTGATCATGAAGCTCATCTGATCGTGGAAGATTTTTTTCAGCTTCCTTCTCCGCATATTACACCCAAAGAAATGTTGTTGCTAAAAAACCGGATTGAAAAAGCCATACTATCGAAAGAAGCTGATGGAGTAGTTATTACACATGGAACCGATACACTTGAAGAAACAGCTTACTTTTTAGATTTGACACTGGACCACCAAGTGCCCATCGTCATCACCGGTGCAATGCGTTCCAGCAATGAAATTGGATCGGATGGTCTTTACAACTTTCAAAGCGCTGTTTGGGTTGCCCTAACAGATGAGGCACAAAATAAAGGTGTCTTGGTGGTTATGAATGACGAGATCCATACAGCCCGCTATGTGACAAAAACACATACATCAAATGTTGCAACTTTCCAAACACCTACTTTTGGACCGATCGGCCTTATTTCTAAAAATGAAGTTCTTTTTTTCCAAAAACTGATTGCTGAAGAAAAATTTGAGATTTCAACTGTGGATAAAGCTGTTTATCTTTTAAAGGCCTACTCTGGAATGGATGGCGTTTTATTTGATGCATTAAACAATGACCAAACCGATGGACTGGTCATAGAAGCCCTTGGTGCCGGAAATTTACCGCCAGCGACTCTGCCAGCATTGCAGCGTATTTTAGACCGGAATATTCCTGTTGTTTTGGTTTCACGCTCTTTTAACGGAATTGCTCAAGATGTCTATGATTATTTAGGTGGCGGCAAACAATTAAGTGAAGCAGGCGTTATTTTCACCAATGGTCTAACTGGCCCTAAAGCTCGAATCAAGTTAATGGTCGCTCTAAATAAAACACAAAACCTTGAGGAAATTGCTCAATATTTTTAA